ACCCTGATTGCCCACAACCTGGACCGCCACTGGCGCAATGCCCGCGTGCACACCCTGCACGACCCGGTGCGCTGGAAATACTTCCACATCGGCAACTACTACCTGAACCACATTGCGCCGCCGCGCCATCCGTGGAACTAAGCCATGACCGGCAGTGCAGCACTGCCGGTATTCGCCAAATCGCCAAACAGGAAACAACCATGAGCCAACACACCCTGCCGGACGACCTGTCCACCGGCACCGACTACGAAACCCTGGCCCAGCGCTTTCGCCCCATCTTTGCCGAAATCGCCCAGACCGCCCTGCAACGCGAACGCGAGCGCAAGCTGCCGTACGAGCCGATCAACTGGCTGAAACAGGCCGGTTTTGGCGCGGTGCGCGTGCCCAAGCAATATGGCGGGGCCGGTGCCTCGCTGCCGCAGCTGTTCCAGTTGCTGGTGGAACTGGCCACCGCCGACTCCAACCTGCCGCAAGCGCTGCGTGGCCATTTTGCTTTTGTCGAAGACCGCCTGAATGCCCCGGCAAGCCCGGAACGCGAAGTCTGGTTCAAGCGCTTTGTGGCCGGTGAAATTGTCGGCAATGCCTGGACCGAAATCGGCGAGGTCGCCGTAGGCGACGTGATTACCCGCGTCAGCCGCCAGGGCGACAAACTGCTGCTCAATGGCCGCAAGTTCTACAGCACCGGCAGCATTTTTGCCGACTGGATCGACGTCTACGCCCAGGTAGATGGCACCAACCAGGACGTGATTGCCGCCATCCGCACCAGCGACCCCGGTGTGACGCAAAGCGACGACTGGGACGGCTTTGGCCAGCGCACCACCGGCAGTGGCAGCACCGTGTTTGCCAACGTGACGGTGGCACCGGAAAACCTGATCGACTTTGCCAGCCGCTTCAAATACCAGACCGCCTTCTACCAGCTGGTATTGCTGGCGGTGCTGGCCGGCATCGGCAAGGCAGTGGAGCGCGATGTGGCCCAGCAAGTGCGCGATCGCAAACGCGTGTTCAGCACCGGCAATGCCAATAGCGTGAGTCAGGATGCACAGATCCAGCAGGTGGTGGGTGAAATCTCCGCGCTGGCCTATGCCGCCGAAGCCACCGCCATTCGCGCCGCCCACCCGGCCCAACGCGCTTATGAAGCCCGTTTTGGCAACGACGCCGCGCGCGAACGCGAGGCCAATATCGACGCCGAGCTGGAATCGGGCAAGGCGCAGATCGTGGTATCCGAACTGGTATTGCGTGCCGCCACCCAGCTGTTCAATGCACTGGGCGCATCGTCGGCCCGCGCCGAACTGCTGCTGGACCGCCACTGGCGCAATGCCCGCACCGTGGCATCGCACAATCCGCTGATCTACAAGGCGCGCATTGCCGGTGACTGGGCCATCAACGGCACCGAACCGCCTTATGTCTGGCAGATTGGCCGCGGCAAGGCCTGATGGTTTTACGAAGCGGAAAATGACAAGGCCCGCGCTTGCGGGCTTTTTGCATGACTGTCACGCGGTGCAGATTATTGACAAACCCCTCTCGCTTTCTGCACCAGCAGCCTGACACCCGCCGTGGCGGGTGCAGGAGGCAGTACGGCAGACCAACTCAGACAGGCACTCCCACAGCAGCAGCGGAGGCCAGCGCCGCCATTTCGGTTCGTTCGCGATAGGCAATCAGGCCGGCAATGGTGATGATGGGCAGCCCGTGCTGGCGGGCAAAACGCAGCAGCTCCGGGCGGCGCGCCATGCTGCCATCGTCGTTGACGATTTCGCACAGCACCCCGGCCGGAGCCAGCCCGGCCAGGCGGGACAGGTCCAGTGCCGCCTCGGTGTGTCCGGGGCGCGCCAGCACCCCGCCCGGCGCATAGCGCAAGGGGAAGATATGCCCCGGCCGGGCAAAGTCGCTGGCCGGAATGCGGCTGTCCGCCAGCGCCCGCAGCGTGGCGGCGCGGTCGGCGGCGCTGATGCCGGTAGTGGTGCCGTGCAGGTAGTCCACGGTCACGGTGAAGGCGGTGCGCTGCGATTCATTATTGCTGCTCACCATCAGCGGCAGTTGCAGTTGGTCCAGCCGCTCGCCGGTCAGTGCCACGCACACCACGCCGCTGCTGTAGCGCACCAGAAAGGCCATCTGCTGCGCGGTGATTTTTTCGGCGGCGATGATCAGGTCGCCTTCGTTTTCACGGTCGGTATCGTCCACCACCACGGCAAAGCCACCGGCGGCAATGGCGGCAATGGCTTGTTCCACACTGTCAAAATCGTCTTCAACTGCTGGCAGGTTCTGGGTCATCTTGGGTCTCAGGAATAAAACGAGGGGGTCGGGTACTGGCCATTCAGTGTCCAGTCACCCAGCTCTTGCAGCTTGTAATCCAGCGGATCGTGCAGGCTGTGCACGCGCAAATTGCGCCAGAAGCGGTCCAGCCGCAGGGCGGCGCTGGTGGCACGTGCACCGGTCACGTCGAAAATGCGGCTGGTGAGGTCCAGCCCGCTGCGGCTGGCATGTACCTTGGCAGCGGCAATCTGCAAGGCCAGCTGGCCGCGGCCTGCCTCATCCAGCGCATCGCCCTGCTGCCAGGCGGCATCCAGTTGCTGACCCGCATGGTCGGCCAGCAAACGCGCACCTTCCAGTGCAGCCTGGAATTCACCGTAATGCAGCAGGGTGTAAGGGTCCTTGTTGGCCGATTCCGCCAGCGAGGCGGGCCACAGGCGGCGCTGTTCCAGCGTATAGCGCCGGGCTTCGGCCACCGCACCTTCGGCAATGCCCAGATAGATATTGGTGAGGATGAGCTGGGCAATCAGCGGACGCAGGCAGGCGCGTGGTGTGGATAGCGGGCCGGGTTGCAGCAGCAGCTCGTCCGCCCCCACCCACACCTGCTCGAAACGGGCGGAGCCGCTATCGGTCTGGCGCTGGCCGATATTGTCCCAGTCCTGATGAATGTGGACGCCAGCCCGGCGGGTGGGAATCACGGCAATCAGCAAACTACCCTGCCCGGCGCGCAAGGCCGAGGCCAGCAGCATGTCCGAATCGGTGGCGCCGGAGCAGAAGCTCTTGTCACCATGAAAGCGGTAACCGTCGCCATCCGGCGTGGCCAGCGTGCGGGTATCCAGCGGATTGAGCGCATTACCCCAGAACCAGCGCTCGCGCACGGTCTGCTCGAACCAGGGCTGCCATTGGTCGGGCCGACCGAACAGCTGGGCGGTGGCCAGCAACAAGTGCTGGAAGGCAAACACATGGGCAACCGAGCTATCCACCCGCGCCAGTTCGCGCACGATGTGCAAGGTGGTGCTCCAGCTCTCGCCCAGACCGCCAAATTCGCGCGGAATGATCAGGCCAAGCAGCCCGCTGTCGCGCAGCGCATCACGTTCGGCCTTGGGCGTGCCACCTTGCTGGTCACGCGCCACGGCGGTGCGGGCAAAACGGCTGGCCAGTTCGCGGGCAATGGCCAGCGGGCTGTCGGGCGCAATGGATGAACTAGCCATGCTGCCTCCCGCCCTGGCAGTGCTGCCGGCCAGATGAAACATTTTTGTTGCTGAATAAATGAATATGCATGAGATTACCTGCGGCTGAAATTAAACCGGGTGCGGTTTTGCCAGAATTCATTAGCAGATTGCATGCCAGCCAAATACGCCCTGTTCATGCTGATTCACACCGAATATTGCTGCTACAGCAGCAATGCATTCATCAGCACTGCTGCTTCTCCAGCAGCCAATAAACAGCCTGCTGCAGCAGCAGCACCATTCAAAAAACGGATATCGGCTGCCATCCCCGGCTAATTCGATTTATGCATATATTCCTGATAAATCCTTGGTTTACAGCAGCTGATTGACGCGGTTAAAACTGTGGTCAATGTACCGCATAGCACGACATATAAAAGGATGACCGCTTGAACCTGCCTCACCACCTGCTGGCCCCCTCGCCCAGCGCCAGCACACCCGCCTCGGCCCTGCTGCTGGCGCAGCAACTGGCTGCCCAGTTTGCGGCTACCGCAGCAGAGCGCGACCACGCCGGCGGCACGCCCAAAGCAGAACGCGACGCCATCCGCGCCAGCGGGCTGCTGGGCCTGTCCATTGCCAGCGAGCTGGGCGGCCTGGGTGCCAACTGGCAACAAACCCTGCTGGTGGTGCGCGAATTTGCCAAGGCCGACAGTTCGGTGGCGCATGTGTTTGCCTTTCACCACCTGATGCTGGCCACGGTGGAGCTGTTCGGCCAGCCGGAACAATGGCAACCCTGGCATGAAATCACCACCCGGCAAAACTGGTTCTGGGGCAATGCCCTCAACCCGCTGGACGAGCGCACGGTATGCAAGCGCTTTGACGGCTGGCACGAGTTTTCCGGGCAAAAAAGCTTCTGCTCCGGCGCGCTGGATTCGCAAATGCTGGTGGTTTCCGCCCGACAGCAGCACAGCGGGCAATTGGTGGTGGCCGCCATTCCCACCGGCCGCAGCGGCATCAGCGTGCAGCAGGACTGGAACAATATCGGCCAGCGCCAGACCGACAGCGGCAGCGTGAATTTTGAAAAAGTGCGTATCGAAAACAATGAAGTGCTGGCCAATCCCGGCCCGCTTACCACGCCACGCTCCTGCCTGCGGCCACTGCTGGCGCAGCTGATTCTCACCAATATCTACCTGGGTATTGCCGAAGGCGCGTTCGAGGAGGCCCGGCACTACACCTTGCACGAGGCGCGCCCCTGGCGTGCGGCACAGGTGGACCACACCCACGAAGACCCATACATCCTTGGCCATTACGGCGAGTTCTGGGTGGGGCTGGAGAGCGTGCGCGCCCTCACCGACCGTGCCGGCAACAGCATGGTGGCGGCGCTGGCACGGGGTGAGCCACTGACACAAGACGAGCGTGGCGAAGTGGCCATGCACATTGCCGCGGCCAAGGTGGCCGCCACCCGGATGGGCCTGAACCTGGCCTGTCAAATGTTCGAGGTCACCGGCGCGCGCGCCACCCATGCCGGACTGCGTCTGGACCGGCACTGGCGCAATCTGCGCACCCACACCTTGCACGATCCGGTTGATTACAAATTAAAGGAGTTAGGGGAATGGGCTTTGATTCGCAACTATCCGACACCGACGTTTTATTCCTGAAACCCGCGTCGGCCCGCAGGGCCGAGCCAGCCCAAGGCCCGGCCATGCCCCTGATCACCCTGCCTAACCGGCAAAGCCTCACCACCTCCATCCGCGCCACGGCACAGGTGTTCGAGGACCCGCAGTCCACCGCCCTGCTGGCCCGGATACAGCTGATTGCCCCCAGCGACGCCAATGTGCTGATCATCGGCGAAACCGGCACCGGCAAGGAACTGATTGCCCGTCATGTGCACGCGCTGAGCCAACGGGCCAACCAGCCCTTTGTGGCCGTCAATTGCGGCGCGTTTTCCGAATCGCTGGTGGAAAGCGAACTGTTCGGCCATGAAAAAGGTGCGTTCACCGGTGCCTTTGCCGCCAAGCCCGGCTGGTTCGAAGCGGCCAATGGCGGCACGGTGTTTCTGGATGAAATCGGCGACTTGCCGCTGAACATCCAGGTGAAGCTGCTGCGCATCCTGCAGGAACGCGAGGTGGTGCGGCTGGGCTCGCGCAAACCCATTCCCATCAATGTGCGGGTGATTGCCGCCACCAATGTGCGGCTGGAAGAAGCCGTGGCCGCCGGCCATTTCCGCGAGGACCTGTTCTATCGCCTGCGGGTGGCCCATCTGGCCCTGCCTGCCCTGCGCGACCGCCCCGGTGACATCCTGCCGCTGGCCCGCCATTTTGTCGACGAATACCGCCAGCGCCTGGGCTATGGCGATGTCGCCCTGCATGCCGATGCCGAGCGCAAACTGCTGCAACACCCGTGGCCGGGCAATATCCGCGAACTGGAAAACGTCATCCACCATGCCTTGCTGATCTGCAAGCACAATGTGGTACGCGGCGAAGACTTGCAGCTGTCATCTTTGCAACTGAACCGCCGCAACGAGCGCCACAGCACACCGTCAAACCCGGCCCACAACAGCCACGACGCAGACCAGGGCCACCAGCAATTGCAGCAGGCCTTGCAGGCCCTGTTTGAAACCAATGGCAGCAATCTGTACGAAGACATCGAAAGCACCATCATCCGCGCCGCCTATAACTATTGCCACCGCAACCAGGTGCAGGCCGCCCGCTTGCTGGGCATCAGCCGCAACATCATCCGCGCGCGGCTGATCCGCCTGGGGGAAATCAGCGCGCTGCGCTGAGCGTTACTGACAAAATACCTACGGCACTGGCTCGCCTTGCATCAGGGGTGCCATGTTCTTACACGCCACGCCAAGGCCGGGCAACACTCAGGTCCAGGCTGCACCACCATGCAGGTGCAGCACTTCACCGTTCATGCTGCGGTTGTGCATCAGGAACAGCGCCGCTTCGGCAAATTCGGCTGCCTGCCCCAGCCGCCCCAGCGGCAAGCCGGCCGCCAGTGCCTGCAGCCGTGCTGCATCATCTCCCAGCGCGGCGGCAAGCAAGGGGGTTTCCATGGGGCCCGGGCTGATGACATTGATGCGGCGCGGGGCCAGTTCGCGTACCAGACTGTGCGCCAGGGTTTCCACCGCGGCGGCGGCCACCGCCGCCATCGCCTTGCCCGGCTGCGGACGCTGCACCACCATGCCGGAAGTCAGGGTGATGGACCCCAGCTCTGCCATGCGCGGCAAGGCCGCACGCAAGCAATGCACACTGCCCCAGAAGCGGCTGTCCAGATTGCGCTGCAAATCAGCCATAGCGGACTCCGCCAACCGCCCCGGACTCAGCACGGCAGCTGTCACCAACAGGTGGTCCAGCTGCGGCAAGCGGGCAAAGAACTGTTCAATGGATGCCGCATCCAGTACATCCACCGGCCAGCCGGTGGCAGATTTTCCCAGCAGTGCCAGCGCCTGCTGCAAGCGCTCGGGCTGACGTCCGCCTATCACCACCTGTGCCCCGGCTTGCACAGCAGCCTGTGCGGCAGCCAGCCCCAGCCCGGAACTGCCACCCACCACCACCACGGTTTGTCCCTGCAATGTTTTGTCCTGCATCGCCCTGCTCCCGCCTGATTGGAAAAACCTGATGCTAAAGCCGGGCGAGCAGGGTTTATCCCAGCCATTTCCTGTCTGCAAATTGACTATGTCTGTAAATATACCCGGCAAATGACAGGCATTGTGTCGGACACATCCCGGCCAGGCCAGGGGT
The sequence above is drawn from the Aquitalea denitrificans genome and encodes:
- a CDS encoding acyl-CoA dehydrogenase family protein; the encoded protein is MSQHTLPDDLSTGTDYETLAQRFRPIFAEIAQTALQRERERKLPYEPINWLKQAGFGAVRVPKQYGGAGASLPQLFQLLVELATADSNLPQALRGHFAFVEDRLNAPASPEREVWFKRFVAGEIVGNAWTEIGEVAVGDVITRVSRQGDKLLLNGRKFYSTGSIFADWIDVYAQVDGTNQDVIAAIRTSDPGVTQSDDWDGFGQRTTGSGSTVFANVTVAPENLIDFASRFKYQTAFYQLVLLAVLAGIGKAVERDVAQQVRDRKRVFSTGNANSVSQDAQIQQVVGEISALAYAAEATAIRAAHPAQRAYEARFGNDAAREREANIDAELESGKAQIVVSELVLRAATQLFNALGASSARAELLLDRHWRNARTVASHNPLIYKARIAGDWAINGTEPPYVWQIGRGKA
- the ribB gene encoding 3,4-dihydroxy-2-butanone-4-phosphate synthase, whose translation is MTQNLPAVEDDFDSVEQAIAAIAAGGFAVVVDDTDRENEGDLIIAAEKITAQQMAFLVRYSSGVVCVALTGERLDQLQLPLMVSSNNESQRTAFTVTVDYLHGTTTGISAADRAATLRALADSRIPASDFARPGHIFPLRYAPGGVLARPGHTEAALDLSRLAGLAPAGVLCEIVNDDGSMARRPELLRFARQHGLPIITIAGLIAYRERTEMAALASAAAVGVPV
- a CDS encoding acyl-CoA dehydrogenase family protein, whose amino-acid sequence is MASSSIAPDSPLAIARELASRFARTAVARDQQGGTPKAERDALRDSGLLGLIIPREFGGLGESWSTTLHIVRELARVDSSVAHVFAFQHLLLATAQLFGRPDQWQPWFEQTVRERWFWGNALNPLDTRTLATPDGDGYRFHGDKSFCSGATDSDMLLASALRAGQGSLLIAVIPTRRAGVHIHQDWDNIGQRQTDSGSARFEQVWVGADELLLQPGPLSTPRACLRPLIAQLILTNIYLGIAEGAVAEARRYTLEQRRLWPASLAESANKDPYTLLHYGEFQAALEGARLLADHAGQQLDAAWQQGDALDEAGRGQLALQIAAAKVHASRSGLDLTSRIFDVTGARATSAALRLDRFWRNLRVHSLHDPLDYKLQELGDWTLNGQYPTPSFYS
- a CDS encoding acyl-CoA dehydrogenase family protein, giving the protein MNLPHHLLAPSPSASTPASALLLAQQLAAQFAATAAERDHAGGTPKAERDAIRASGLLGLSIASELGGLGANWQQTLLVVREFAKADSSVAHVFAFHHLMLATVELFGQPEQWQPWHEITTRQNWFWGNALNPLDERTVCKRFDGWHEFSGQKSFCSGALDSQMLVVSARQQHSGQLVVAAIPTGRSGISVQQDWNNIGQRQTDSGSVNFEKVRIENNEVLANPGPLTTPRSCLRPLLAQLILTNIYLGIAEGAFEEARHYTLHEARPWRAAQVDHTHEDPYILGHYGEFWVGLESVRALTDRAGNSMVAALARGEPLTQDERGEVAMHIAAAKVAATRMGLNLACQMFEVTGARATHAGLRLDRHWRNLRTHTLHDPVDYKLKELGEWALIRNYPTPTFYS
- a CDS encoding sigma-54 interaction domain-containing protein, whose product is MPLITLPNRQSLTTSIRATAQVFEDPQSTALLARIQLIAPSDANVLIIGETGTGKELIARHVHALSQRANQPFVAVNCGAFSESLVESELFGHEKGAFTGAFAAKPGWFEAANGGTVFLDEIGDLPLNIQVKLLRILQEREVVRLGSRKPIPINVRVIAATNVRLEEAVAAGHFREDLFYRLRVAHLALPALRDRPGDILPLARHFVDEYRQRLGYGDVALHADAERKLLQHPWPGNIRELENVIHHALLICKHNVVRGEDLQLSSLQLNRRNERHSTPSNPAHNSHDADQGHQQLQQALQALFETNGSNLYEDIESTIIRAAYNYCHRNQVQAARLLGISRNIIRARLIRLGEISALR
- a CDS encoding SDR family oxidoreductase, with amino-acid sequence MQDKTLQGQTVVVVGGSSGLGLAAAQAAVQAGAQVVIGGRQPERLQQALALLGKSATGWPVDVLDAASIEQFFARLPQLDHLLVTAAVLSPGRLAESAMADLQRNLDSRFWGSVHCLRAALPRMAELGSITLTSGMVVQRPQPGKAMAAVAAAAVETLAHSLVRELAPRRINVISPGPMETPLLAAALGDDAARLQALAAGLPLGRLGQAAEFAEAALFLMHNRSMNGEVLHLHGGAAWT